The DNA region ttacttatatatcaaaattattttttataattaaaaaaaaaaaaaaatggggtactatgtatataaaatatacatatttttatttcttcttaATTGTACTTGAAAAGaaacaaattttttttttgtttaattttaatagttcttagataatatatatataaaaatactttaaaaaagtattcttttataaaatttttttttttttttttttaaacctttatataatttaatataataaaaaaaaaaaaaaaaaaaaaaaaaaattcaatgttttatgatatatatatatatatatattttatgattagacattctttaaaaaatatatatatgtataaacGATTTTgtgttataaaaatgatgattaatatattaatgttaaaagaatataataaaatttataatatattttaaatataatatttttttttttttttaataatgaattattGCACTCTATTGAGCataagtttttttttttgcttATTTTTAACAAACGTCGTTTATGAATATGTTCATGTCTTAAATTCTAAAAAACGCAAAAGTAGACAAGAAGAATATAACgataagaaaaaattatttaaatttttcttacatatacatattttaaaggATATAGTTTTTGAATCCGTTATAAATTTAGCCATTAAAATGAGTATATTACTTCATGTTTTAAAAAGATATTTAACGTATAgtaaaaagaattatataggttatttaaaaaatgaagacaatgatgatatagaaaagattaataataacaataataatatgaataaaaacaacaagaagaaaaaggataatgataaagataaaggaaatattaatacaaaaaattattatgaaattttagaaaataataatagagatgtaaatgaaattaaaatatataataataattttatagataatgattatataaattataacaatatttatacaaCAAACCATTTagaaaataagaaaaatgtACAAGTCAAAacaatttattttatcagACATAGTGAATCTGTATGGAATAGTGTAtttaataaagaattatcAACGAAacaatttttaaaaatgtttatggttattttatatgaacttgtttttttatttagtAAAAAATCTGCACTTATTGATTCTCCTCTAAGTAATACTGGAATTATACAATCAATTGAATTGtcaaattttttattagaAGGTAGAACTGATTTGAATGATGAATTTTGTGAAGAAACATTTAATCAGattgaatatatacatgataagaataaaaaCAATGATAATACAATGAATGATAgagaatattataataaaaataatagtaatattgatttatataaattatcaaaaaaaaaattaatgaaaaataaaaacctcttattaaataataataaaaacaaagaAACAAATGATATGGATACCAccaataataataaaaataatgatgataataataataataataataataataataataaaaataatgataataataataataaaaattatgataataataataatattgatgatgatgataataatatagatgaAACAGAAGAGAAAATATTAGGAAATgtgaaaaattatataacatataataaaaataaagttgataatacaaataataaaaatgataattatcataataataaggatGAATATAATCATGAAGAAATTATTAACTTAAGTTTAAAAGATCATATAGATATtcttaataataataaatatgaatcTGTTTTGTTATGTTCTGATTTAAGAAGAACAATATCTAGTTGTTTTATATCATTCTATAATAGAATCAATAAgaataatgaagaaatacATGTTCTTAATTCATTACAAGAAATTAGTAGAAATCCAGATTGTGTACCtttaatgaaatattataataaatatgttacAACAGATATCGAAAAATTTCTACATAAAGATgtagaaaaattatttagaaaaaatattaaatttaataaaaatttcaCAAGAAATAGTTTTCTAGATACATTagattatatattcaatcatgataaaaatatttttattatttttggACATAGCTTATGGTTCATGaatttctttaaatatttcttaaaaGAATCACATAAAGCTAAAACCAgtaaattaaaaaatgcTAGTATTTTAGTTTTTAATGTTTTCAAATATGAAAACGATAATGATCaaaattcttttttcaaTGTTGAAGAAGTTTTAACGAATGATCatattaatgaaaataaaaataatcataagcaacaacaaaataatcatgataataataatatatctgATGCAGAATATTTAACACAAGAAGCATTAACAGATAGTAGTGATTACTTCTCAGATCATGAAGAATATGAAgaagatgaagaagatGTAACAAAAGCAGATGAACAAGAAAATTATCACACAAATcaaaatgaagatattatattacacccaattgataataatgataatattcataatattgataaaaCACATCATATGGATAATCCTGATAACCCATATGAAGAACACCACTCTAACAttacaacaaaaaaaaaaaaaaaaattaaactcaaaaatttaaagaaaaaacataaactatttaaaaagaaaaataaaaataataacatttttGTCAATGAAAAGGCCAAATATGAAGTTGATCAAAATAGTATTCGTGTACTATACAAAGGTTTTGACGAAAAGGAATATTTAAGAGgttaaaaaatatatatatatatatatatatatataaagtaaaacaaaataaataatattacatacaaataaatataaatatatgttt from Plasmodium gaboni strain SY75 chromosome 14, whole genome shotgun sequence includes:
- a CDS encoding hypothetical protein (conserved Plasmodium protein, unknown function) — protein: MNYCTLLSISFFFCLFLTNVVYEYVHVLNSKKRKSRQEEYNDKKKLFKFFLHIHILKDIVFESVINLAIKMSILLHVLKRYLTYSKKNYIGYLKNEDNDDIEKINNNNNNMNKNNKKKKDNDKDKGNINTKNYYEILENNNRDVNEIKIYNNNFIDNDYINYNNIYTTNHLENKKNVQVKTIYFIRHSESVWNSVFNKELSTKQFLKMFMVILYELVFLFSKKSALIDSPLSNTGIIQSIELSNFLLEGRTDLNDEFCEETFNQIEYIHDKNKNNDNTMNDREYYNKNNSNIDLYKLSKKKLMKNKNLLLNNNKNKETNDMDTTNNNKNNDDNNNNNNNNNNKNNDNNNNKNYDNNNNIDDDDNNIDETEEKILGNVKNYITYNKNKVDNTNNKNDNYHNNKDEYNHEEIINLSLKDHIDILNNNKYESVLLCSDLRRTISSCFISFYNRINKNNEEIHVLNSLQEISRNPDCVPLMKYYNKYVTTDIEKFLHKDVEKLFRKNIKFNKNFTRNSFLDTLDYIFNHDKNIFIIFGHSLWFMNFFKYFLKESHKAKTSKLKNASILVFNVFKYENDNDQNSFFNVEEVLTNDHINENKNNHKQQQNNHDNNNISDAEYLTQEALTDSSDYFSDHEEYEEDEEDVTKADEQENYHTNQNEDIILHPIDNNDNIHNIDKTHHMDNPDNPYEEHHSNITTKKKKKIKLKNLKKKHKLFKKKNKNNNIFVNEKAKYEVDQNSIRVLYKGFDEKEYLRG